A genomic segment from Melospiza georgiana isolate bMelGeo1 chromosome 17, bMelGeo1.pri, whole genome shotgun sequence encodes:
- the EEF1A2 gene encoding elongation factor 1-alpha 2, with product MGKEKTHINIVVIGHVDSGKSTTTGHLIYKCGGIDKRTIEKFEKEAAEMGKGSFKYAWVLDKLKAERERGITIDISLWKFETTKYYITIIDAPGHRDFIKNMITGTSQADCAVLIVAAGVGEFEAGISKNGQTREHALLAYTLGVKQLIVGINKMDSTEPPYSEKRYDEIVKEVSAYIKKIGYNPATVPFVPISGWHGDNMLEPSPNMPWFKGWKVERKEGNASGVSLLEALDTILPPTRPTDKPLRLPLQDVYKIGGIGTVPVGRVETGILRPGMVVTFAPVNITTEVKSVEMHHEALSEALPGDNVGFNVKNVSVKDIRRGNVCGDSKSDPPQEAAQFTSQVIILNHPGQISAGYSPVIDCHTAHIACKFAELKEKIDRRSGKKLEDNPKSLKSGDAAIVEMIPGKPMCVESFSQYPPLGRFAVRDMRQTVAVGVIKNVEKKSGGAGKVTKSAQKAQKAGK from the exons atggggAAGGAGAAGACGCACATCAACATCGTCGTCATCGGGCATGTGGACTCTGGGAAATCCACCACCACCGGGCACCTCATCTACAAATGCGGGGGCATCGACAAACGGACCATTGAGAAATTTGAGAAGGAGGCTGCCGAG ATGGGGAAGGGATCCTTCAAATACGCCTGGGTGCTGGACAAGCTGAAGGCCGAGCGCGAGCGTGGCATCACCATTGACATCTCTCTGTGGAAGTTTGAGACCACCAAGTACTACATCACCATCATCGACGCCCCTGGCCACAGGGACTTCATCAAGAACATGATCACCGGCACCTCCCAG GCTGACTGTGCTGTGCTGATCGTGGCTGCCGGTGTGGGTGAATTTGAAGCTGGCATCTCCAAGAACGGGCAGACCCGCGAGCACGCCCTGCTGGCTTACACCCTGGGGGTGAAGCAGCTCATCGTGGGCATCAACAAGATGGATTCCACAGAGCCCCCCTACAGCGAGAAGCGCTACGACGAGATCGTCAAGGAGGTCAGCGCCTACATCAAGAAGATCGGCTACAACCCGGCCACAGTTCCCTTCGTGCCCATCTCGGGCTGGCATGGAGACAACATGCTGGAGCCCTCTCCCAAT ATGCCTTGGTTCAAAGGCTGGAAGGTGGAGCGCAAAGAAGGCAACGCCAGCGGGGTGTCCCTGCTGGAGGCCCTGGACACCATCCTGCCCCCGACCCGCCCCACAGACAAACCCCTGCGCCTGCCCCTCCAGGATGTCTACAAGATTGGAG GCATTGGCACAGTTCCCGTGGGCCGAGTGGAGACCGGCATCCTGCGGCCTGGCATGGTGGTCACCTTTGCCCCTGTGAACATCACCACTGAGGTGAAATCCGTGGAGATGCACCACGAGGCCCTGAGCGAGGCTCTGCCCGGTGACAACGTCGGCTTCAACGTGAAGAACGTCTCCGTGAAGGACATCCGCCGCGGCAACGTCTGCGGGGACAGCAAGTCCGACCCGCCGCAGGAGGCTGCCCAGTTCACGTCTCAG GTGATCATCCTGAACCACCCTGGCCAGATCAGCGCTGGCTACTCGCCCGTCATCGACTGCCACACCGCACACATCGCCTGCAAGTTCGCCGAGCTGAAGGAGAAGATCGACCGGCGCTCCGGCAAGAAGCTGGAGGACAACCCCAAGTCCCTGAAGTCGGGTGATGCAGCCATCGTGGAGATGATCCCTGGCAAGCCCATGTGTGTGGAGAGCTTCTCCCAGTACCCACCTCTTG GCCGCTTCGCTGTCCGTGACATGCGGCAGACTGTGGCCGTGGGCGTCATCAAGAACGTGGAGAAGAAGAgtggtggggctgggaaggTCACCAAGTCTGCCCAGAAGGCCCAGAAGGCTGGCAAATGA